The genomic DNA TTCGAGTACAACGTGGTCTTCCGCGCAGGCGACTGCGACCTTCTTGGGACCTATTTCCTTTGCGTATTCAACAAGCTTGTCAAGGGTGCGAATCTGTTCCATAAACGACACTTCCTTTTTAGTAATAACTGCTGCCGTCAAAAATTATACAACAATCTGGGTATTCTGCCAGCCGTTTTTTGAATTATAATAACGGCGGGTGATTTACATGGCAAAACAGATCAAGACGAACGCCACAAGAATACTTGAAACGAAAAAAATACCGTTTGAACTGCTTGAATATGACATAGATATGGAACTGCTCTCTGCGGAAGACGCGGCGGCAAAAACGGGCATACCTGAGGAACGCACCTTCAAAACGCTCTGCGCGCGCGGCGACAAACACGGCATACTGCTTGCCTGCCTTCCTGCGGGGCGAGAACTTGACTTCAAAGCTCTTGCAGCTGTCAGCGGCAACAAAAGCACGGAGCTTGTCCCGCTCAAAGAAGTAACGCCGCTTACGGGCTACGTCCGCGGAGGCTGTTCGCCGATAGGCACAAAGAAAAAATATCCCGTCTATATTGACGCGTCGGCGCTTGCGTTTGACTATATCACGATAAACGCGGGGCACAGAGGCATACTCTTCAAAATGTCGCCGCATGACCTCGTGAAAGCCACAGACGCCGTGACTGCTGACATACTGCGCTGATACGCAATAAATACTACTTTTTTTTCAGTATTTATACTGAGGTCAAAAATTTAATACAGGGTACAATGTACCCACCGTTACAGAAATTCTATCCAACAAAGGAGTGCATCAGTATGGAACAGAGATTTTACAAATGCGAACGCTGCGGACAGATTATCGCTATCGTCAAAAACACGGACATA from Candidatus Equadaptatus faecalis includes the following:
- the ybaK gene encoding Cys-tRNA(Pro) deacylase, coding for MAKQIKTNATRILETKKIPFELLEYDIDMELLSAEDAAAKTGIPEERTFKTLCARGDKHGILLACLPAGRELDFKALAAVSGNKSTELVPLKEVTPLTGYVRGGCSPIGTKKKYPVYIDASALAFDYITINAGHRGILFKMSPHDLVKATDAVTADILR